The following coding sequences lie in one Miscanthus floridulus cultivar M001 chromosome 9, ASM1932011v1, whole genome shotgun sequence genomic window:
- the LOC136479126 gene encoding uncharacterized protein, whose amino-acid sequence MPHEAGATEGEAEAPRTSEAEVAEAGASRASEAEVADVRAPKTTEAEVAEARASRASEAEVADAGAPRTTEAEVAEAGTPGTTKAEVAEASLGAAKPAAQHTETEVGQASVPPPVQDPPPSQESAQEVEVHSISFDNISRGKEVVDAEAASTAEQPALTSGDGSSALVRELEARSLEKSMFLRWERDVWDQLRQ is encoded by the exons ATGCCCCATGAGGCCGGGGCCACCGAGGGTGAggccgaggcccctaggacctctgaggccgaggtggcggaggctggGGCTTCCAGGGCTTCTGAAGCCGAGGTGGCGGATGTCAGGGCTCCcaagaccaccgaggccgaggtggcggaggctagGGCCTCTAGGGCTTCCGAAGCTGAGGTGGCGGATGCCGGGgctcccaggaccaccgaggccgaggtggcagaggctggaactcctgggaccaccaaggccgaggtggcggaggccagCTTGGGCGCGGCGAAGCCGGCGGCCCAGCATACGGAGACGGAGGTGGGGCAAGCTTCGGTACCACCCCCGGTCCAAGACCCACCGCCATCGCAGGAGAGCGCccaggaggtggaggttcattcaatctccttcGACAATATTTCtcgggggaaggaggtggtggatgCCGAGGCAGCTAGCACCGCAGAGCAGCCAGCTCTGACTTCTGGCGATGGGAGCTCAGCCCTCGTccgg gagctcgaggcccggtccctcgagaagtcgatgttcctccggtgggagagggatgtTTGGGACCAGCTTCGACAATAG
- the LOC136481229 gene encoding uncharacterized protein codes for MAKALAVVWPLVKGCITGSVVGITVADWVASVVTMDGASKHPTFDPQQTKRALVEKRCLYHYDFSRGDVVVFRSPRNHCELMVKRLIALPGDWIQILEKQEIQQILEGHCWVEGDNATLSFDSRSYRPVPMGLLRGRVTHIIWPPQRIGRVDRKMPEGRIMPL; via the exons ATGGCAAAAGCCTTGGCCGTAGTTTGGCCGCTCGTGAAGGGATGCATCACGGGCAGCGTGGTCGGCATCACTGTCGCTGACTGGGTCGCCTCCGTCGTCACCATGGACGGCGCCTCCAAGCACCCAACCTTTGACCCGCAGCAGACCAAGCGCGCTCTGGTGGAGAAGCGCTGCCTCTACCACTATGACTTCTCCCGCGGCGACGTCGTCGTGTTTAG GTCGCCGAGGAACCATTGTGAGCTGATGGTGAAGAGGCTGATTGCGCTACCTGGGGATTGGATCCAGATCCTGGAGAAGCAGGAGATCCAGCAGATCCTAGAGGGCCATTGCTGGGTTGAAGGGGACAATGCCACCCTCAGCTTTGACTCAAGATCCTATCGCCCT GTTCCTATGGGTCTGTTGCGGGGGAGGGTCACACACATAATCTGGCCACCCCAAAGAATTGGCCGAGTTGACAGAAAAATGCCCGAAGGAAGGATTATGCCACTATGA